In SAR324 cluster bacterium, one genomic interval encodes:
- a CDS encoding threonylcarbamoyl-AMP synthase, producing the protein MKIIHYPFSLKDKETLITAIQQNHVIVFPTETFYAIGGNALSEQVAARVYQIKQRSDRKPLLTLISAKWLPVLSGPLTEPTSQLMEHFWPGPLTLILPSAPQAPFFLKEKTSQGIALRYSPSPVVQEMIQLSERPLIGTSANLSGQPECMTVDGVLAQLGNLPDLIVDGGTTPGGKASTLVNCLSFPFSIEREGVLPVALLQPYLFTDV; encoded by the coding sequence ATGAAGATCATCCACTATCCGTTTTCCCTGAAAGACAAGGAAACGCTCATAACGGCGATTCAACAAAATCATGTGATTGTATTTCCAACCGAAACTTTTTATGCCATTGGTGGCAATGCTCTTTCGGAACAGGTTGCGGCCAGAGTCTATCAAATCAAACAGCGCTCTGATCGCAAGCCTCTGTTGACACTGATTTCAGCAAAATGGTTACCTGTTTTGTCGGGTCCGCTGACGGAACCAACAAGTCAATTGATGGAACATTTCTGGCCTGGCCCCCTAACGCTGATTCTTCCGTCAGCACCACAGGCGCCCTTTTTTCTCAAGGAAAAAACCAGTCAGGGGATTGCCCTGCGCTATTCTCCATCACCAGTCGTTCAGGAAATGATTCAACTTTCAGAACGCCCTCTGATTGGAACCAGTGCCAACCTGAGCGGTCAGCCTGAATGCATGACAGTCGACGGGGTGCTTGCCCAATTGGGGAATCTACCGGATCTGATTGTGGATGGCGGAACCACGCCAGGTGGCAAGGCATCGACCCTGGTAAACTGTTTGTCTTTTCCTTTTTCTATTGAACGGGAAGGTGTTCTTCCCGTTGCATTGTTGCAACCTTACCTTTTTACTGACGTCTAA
- the lepA gene encoding elongation factor 4: protein MSGAHDQKFIRNFSIIAHIDHGKSTLADRLMDYTGALSQRESKAQFLDSMDIERERGITIKSQTVHLYYKADDGQTYQLNLIDTPGHVDFTYEVSRSLAACEGALLVVDAAQGVEAQTLANVYLALANDLEILPVLNKVDLPTAEPDRVCKEIEDIIGIDTSLAVRASAKQGIGIHEILEQIVALVPSPYGDPKAPLRALIFDSWFDAYLGVVVMVRVVDGSLKLGDRIQFMATEKEYEVTQLGVFTPFKTEREHLNCGEVGFIAASIKTIGHTKIGDTVTSALTPATERLEGYAEAMPMVFSGIYPVDGEQYEELKEALQKLILNDASITYVQETSAALGFGFRCGFLGLLHMEIAQERLEREFNLNLITTAPSVEYRVHTTGGTMVEVDNPSKLPPPGTIQFIEEPYIRGRILTPTEYVGNIMTLAQERRGIQVNMEYPATNRVQLVYEFPLNEIVLDFYDRLKSVSKGYASFDYELIDYRKGDLVKLDIMINGDPVDAMSVIVPKEQSYYRGRDLVHKFRELIPRQMFEVAVQAAIGSRIIARETVKAMRKDVTAKCYGGDITRKRKLLEKQKEGKKRMKQIGTVEIPQEAFMAVLRVDHK, encoded by the coding sequence ATGTCTGGCGCACACGACCAAAAATTCATTCGCAATTTTTCAATCATTGCCCACATTGATCATGGCAAATCGACTCTGGCAGACCGTTTGATGGATTACACAGGAGCCCTTTCTCAACGTGAATCCAAAGCCCAGTTTCTGGACAGCATGGATATTGAACGGGAACGGGGAATCACAATCAAATCCCAAACTGTTCATCTTTATTACAAGGCTGATGATGGACAGACCTATCAACTCAATCTGATTGACACTCCGGGACATGTCGATTTCACCTATGAAGTCTCACGTTCCCTGGCCGCCTGTGAAGGCGCATTGCTGGTCGTAGATGCGGCACAGGGGGTTGAAGCCCAAACACTGGCCAATGTGTATCTGGCACTGGCAAACGATCTTGAAATTCTGCCTGTTCTGAACAAGGTCGATCTGCCAACAGCGGAACCGGATCGGGTGTGCAAGGAAATTGAAGACATTATCGGCATTGACACCAGTCTGGCCGTGCGTGCCAGCGCCAAACAGGGAATCGGTATTCACGAAATTCTGGAACAGATTGTCGCTCTGGTCCCTTCGCCCTACGGTGACCCAAAAGCGCCCTTGCGTGCCTTGATATTTGATTCATGGTTTGATGCTTATCTGGGCGTTGTTGTCATGGTCCGTGTGGTTGATGGATCACTGAAACTGGGCGACCGCATCCAGTTCATGGCCACTGAGAAAGAATATGAAGTGACCCAACTGGGGGTCTTCACACCCTTCAAAACAGAACGGGAACATCTTAATTGCGGTGAAGTAGGTTTTATAGCGGCCTCCATCAAAACCATCGGACACACCAAAATTGGGGACACTGTCACCTCTGCGCTGACACCGGCGACCGAACGACTGGAAGGGTATGCGGAAGCCATGCCCATGGTGTTCAGCGGAATCTATCCTGTGGATGGCGAGCAATATGAGGAACTCAAGGAAGCCCTGCAAAAACTGATACTCAATGACGCCTCCATCACTTATGTTCAGGAAACCTCTGCGGCTCTGGGTTTTGGATTCAGGTGTGGTTTTCTGGGATTGCTTCACATGGAAATTGCCCAGGAACGTCTGGAGCGCGAATTTAATTTAAATTTGATCACCACAGCCCCCAGCGTGGAATATCGGGTACACACCACTGGAGGAACCATGGTGGAGGTGGACAATCCGTCAAAACTCCCACCACCGGGAACCATTCAGTTCATTGAGGAACCTTACATTCGTGGACGAATCCTGACACCGACAGAATATGTGGGCAACATCATGACCCTGGCTCAGGAACGGAGGGGAATCCAGGTCAATATGGAATATCCCGCCACAAACAGGGTCCAATTGGTTTATGAATTTCCACTCAATGAAATCGTTCTGGATTTTTATGACCGTTTGAAGTCTGTTTCCAAAGGCTACGCTTCCTTTGATTATGAATTGATTGATTACCGTAAAGGGGATCTGGTCAAACTGGACATCATGATCAACGGTGACCCCGTCGATGCCATGTCAGTGATTGTTCCGAAAGAGCAGTCCTATTATCGTGGCAGGGATCTCGTGCATAAATTCAGGGAACTGATTCCACGGCAAATGTTCGAAGTGGCTGTTCAAGCGGCGATTGGATCCCGAATCATTGCCCGGGAAACCGTCAAGGCCATGCGCAAAGACGTGACCGCCAAGTGTTACGGTGGAGATATCACCCGAAAACGAAAACTGCTGGAAAAACAGAAGGAAGGAAAAAAACGGATGAAGCAGATTGGAACCGTTGAAATTCCTCAAGAAGCTTTCATGGCGGTATTAAGAGTGGATCATAAATAA